Proteins from a genomic interval of Dichotomicrobium thermohalophilum:
- a CDS encoding glycosyltransferase N-terminal domain-containing protein, which translates to MAQRRSTPQALKKALGWFAARYIALVRDTSKVIRVPEDMDRRIDELAPAIFTTWHGQFLMSATMKPAHQPAKMMIARHGDAEVIAQAVRHFDIELIRGAGAAGRRKDRGGATAFRSALGSLQDGVNVAMTADVPPGPARKAGTGVVALASASGRPIIPMGFATRHTIAFRSWSRFTLNLPFSKFAMVMGDPLRVPEDADDEELEASRRDLEQRVNAVTRRAYALAGGSAHLAEPVSAANPERPGLALKTYRLLTRVARPAAGSLLRRRVARGKEIGERLGERFGRPGRTRPPGRLWWFHAASVGETNAILPLMHALRERYPDIRFVLTTFTVTSARIASNRLPEGAVHQFAPLDSPQFVRRFLDYWKPELAAFTESEIWPNLIMETHARGVPMVLVNARMSPRSFKRWRKQPGMSRPLFSRFDMVLAQDQTLARRFMKSGAHTVHTLGNLKADAPAPPVDEALQGELAAALAARPILLAASTHPGEDEIVTEAAERLRARIPDLLTVIVPRHPERGATILEMAKQRGVSAARRSRTPLPGADTELFIADTLGELGTWYAVSPLALIGGSLVPHGGQNPIEAVKLETGVITGPHHENFAQSFEALMKAGGCREVASAQDLADTVAELLADPQALEDMRASARAAAAELQGALERTLAALAPYAEDDAVRPTQRILPSGAVAAASGLASGEAAASEARADTRHAS; encoded by the coding sequence ATGGCGCAACGCCGTTCCACACCACAGGCTCTGAAGAAGGCTCTTGGCTGGTTTGCCGCGCGGTACATTGCGCTCGTGCGCGACACCTCGAAGGTAATCCGTGTGCCGGAAGACATGGACCGGCGCATTGATGAGCTGGCGCCCGCGATCTTTACGACCTGGCACGGCCAGTTCCTGATGTCGGCGACAATGAAGCCGGCGCATCAACCGGCGAAGATGATGATCGCGCGCCATGGTGACGCGGAGGTGATCGCACAGGCCGTGCGCCATTTCGATATCGAGCTGATCCGCGGCGCCGGCGCTGCCGGACGCCGGAAGGATCGTGGCGGAGCGACTGCCTTCAGGTCCGCGCTGGGCAGCCTTCAGGATGGCGTCAACGTGGCGATGACCGCCGATGTGCCGCCCGGCCCAGCGCGCAAGGCCGGTACCGGCGTGGTGGCGCTTGCGAGCGCGTCTGGCCGACCGATCATCCCGATGGGTTTCGCCACCCGGCATACCATCGCCTTCAGGAGCTGGAGCCGCTTCACGCTCAATCTGCCCTTCTCGAAATTCGCGATGGTGATGGGCGACCCGCTGCGCGTGCCCGAGGATGCGGATGACGAGGAGCTTGAGGCGAGCCGGCGCGATCTGGAGCAGCGGGTCAATGCCGTCACGCGGCGAGCCTACGCCCTGGCGGGCGGCAGCGCACATCTGGCCGAGCCGGTCAGCGCCGCGAACCCCGAACGGCCCGGCCTTGCACTGAAGACGTATCGGCTGCTGACGCGGGTGGCGCGCCCGGCCGCCGGCTCGCTCCTGCGTCGGCGCGTGGCACGGGGCAAGGAGATCGGTGAGCGGCTCGGTGAGCGCTTCGGAAGGCCGGGGCGCACGCGCCCACCGGGGCGGCTGTGGTGGTTCCACGCGGCGAGCGTGGGCGAGACGAACGCGATCCTGCCGCTCATGCACGCGCTGCGGGAGCGTTACCCCGATATCCGTTTCGTGCTGACTACCTTCACCGTGACCTCCGCGCGCATCGCGAGCAACCGTCTGCCCGAAGGCGCGGTGCACCAGTTCGCCCCGCTGGATTCGCCGCAGTTCGTCCGTCGTTTTCTGGATTACTGGAAGCCGGAGCTGGCGGCTTTCACCGAGTCGGAAATCTGGCCGAACCTCATCATGGAAACCCACGCGCGCGGTGTCCCGATGGTGCTGGTCAATGCGCGCATGTCGCCACGCTCGTTCAAGCGGTGGCGCAAGCAGCCGGGGATGAGCCGACCGCTGTTTTCGCGCTTCGACATGGTGCTGGCGCAGGACCAGACACTGGCACGTCGCTTCATGAAATCTGGCGCCCATACGGTTCACACTCTGGGCAACCTGAAGGCCGATGCACCCGCGCCGCCCGTTGATGAGGCACTGCAAGGCGAACTTGCTGCGGCGCTGGCGGCCCGGCCAATTTTGCTGGCGGCAAGCACGCATCCGGGCGAGGACGAGATCGTCACGGAGGCCGCCGAGCGGCTGCGCGCGCGTATTCCCGACCTGCTTACGGTGATCGTCCCGCGCCATCCCGAGCGTGGCGCGACGATCCTGGAGATGGCGAAACAGCGGGGCGTCTCGGCGGCGCGGCGCTCACGCACGCCGCTGCCCGGCGCGGACACCGAGCTGTTCATCGCTGACACACTTGGCGAACTGGGCACCTGGTATGCCGTCTCGCCGCTGGCGCTGATCGGCGGCTCGCTCGTGCCGCATGGCGGACAAAACCCGATCGAGGCGGTTAAGCTTGAGACCGGGGTCATCACTGGACCGCACCACGAGAATTTCGCCCAGAGCTTCGAGGCGCTTATGAAGGCCGGCGGCTGCCGCGAGGTGGCGAGTGCTCAGGACCTTGCGGACACGGTCGCGGAGCTTTTGGCCGACCCGCAGGCGCTTGAGGATATGCGTGCTTCCGCCCGCGCGGCCGCCGCCGAGCTTCAAGGCGCGCTGGAGCGTACGCTGGCCGCGCTGGCGCCCTACGCCGAAGACGACGCCGTCCGCCCGACGCAGCGCATCCTGCCCAGCGGGGCCGTCGCTGCTGCGTCCGGGCTGGCGTCGGGCGAGGCCGCGGCGTCGGAAGCCCGCGCGGATACGCGCCATGCCTCGTGA
- a CDS encoding DUF4170 domain-containing protein, translated as MPEQEREQPKKQLLHLVFGGELKSLDSLEFKDVSKLDIVGMYPNYAQAYDAWKDAAQRTVDDAHMRYFIVHIHRLLDPESGTVSETD; from the coding sequence ATGCCGGAGCAGGAGAGAGAGCAACCGAAGAAGCAGCTTCTTCACCTCGTTTTTGGCGGCGAGTTGAAATCGCTGGACAGTCTCGAGTTCAAGGATGTTTCAAAACTCGATATTGTCGGGATGTATCCGAACTACGCACAGGCTTATGATGCGTGGAAGGACGCCGCCCAGCGGACGGTCGATGATGCCCATATGCGCTACTTCATCGTGCATATTCATCGGCTTCTCGACCCCGAAAGCGGGACGGTTTCGGAAACCGATTGA
- a CDS encoding 3'(2'),5'-bisphosphate nucleotidase CysQ — translation MTSSKDARDDRLPELSEDYDLLRRAVRDAGATALTYFRRDTPVYHKGDGSEVTDADLAVDAQLHAELRTPRPAYGWLSEETIDETERLDARRVWIVDPIDGTRAFIQDRDQWVISAALVEDGEPVAAAVYNPARDELFAAFSGHGAELNGKPAQVSPRHDLHGALILAPKGVAKRAGWHEPGEPDVRTTFVYSIAYRMCLVAAGRADGLIAKGRKSEWDVAAGTLIVQEAGGRVTSTDGARYRFNQSKPLLDGTIAAPPGLHERLLAAVR, via the coding sequence ATGACCTCTTCGAAAGACGCGCGCGATGATCGCCTGCCGGAGCTTTCCGAAGACTATGATCTCTTGCGCCGGGCGGTCCGCGACGCCGGCGCGACCGCGCTCACGTATTTTCGACGCGACACACCTGTCTACCACAAGGGCGACGGAAGCGAGGTGACGGACGCCGACCTCGCCGTCGATGCACAGCTTCACGCTGAATTGCGCACGCCGCGCCCCGCTTATGGCTGGCTCTCGGAAGAAACCATAGATGAGACGGAACGGCTTGACGCCAGGCGCGTTTGGATCGTGGACCCTATCGACGGGACGAGGGCGTTCATTCAGGACCGGGATCAGTGGGTAATTTCCGCGGCACTTGTCGAGGATGGCGAACCGGTTGCAGCGGCGGTCTATAATCCGGCGCGGGATGAGTTGTTCGCCGCCTTCAGCGGACACGGCGCGGAGCTGAACGGCAAGCCTGCGCAGGTGTCGCCGCGGCACGACCTGCACGGCGCCCTCATCCTTGCGCCGAAAGGGGTCGCGAAGCGCGCGGGCTGGCATGAGCCGGGGGAGCCCGACGTCAGGACGACGTTCGTCTACTCGATTGCATACCGGATGTGTCTCGTCGCGGCGGGGCGCGCCGACGGTCTTATCGCAAAGGGCCGAAAGAGCGAGTGGGACGTTGCGGCGGGAACCTTGATCGTGCAAGAAGCAGGCGGACGGGTGACATCGACTGACGGCGCGCGGTATCGCTTCAACCAGAGCAAACCCCTTCTGGACGGAACTATTGCCGCGCCGCCCGGCCTCCACGAGCGCCTGTTGGCCGCCGTTCGGTAG
- the ubiA gene encoding 4-hydroxybenzoate octaprenyltransferase encodes MTQADTESVADAPRGNWVDSWAPAPTRPYLRMIRADRPIGTWLLLWPCWWSTALAAVAAGDRLPNLWYLALFAIGAFVMRGAGCVYNDIVDQDVDAAVARTRSRPLPSGQVSETAAKIFMLALAFTGFLVLIQFNPFTIVLGIASLGIVAVYPFMKRITHWPQAVLGLAFSWGALMGWAAVFGRLDLAPVLLYAACMAWTIGYDTIYAHQDKEDDALIGLKSTALKFGERTKPWMVLFYGLAIAGIAAAGLLAGSGPVFLVGLALGAAHLGWQIMTLDVNDGDNCLKRFRSNRDFGAIIFIALVAEAALSV; translated from the coding sequence ATGACGCAAGCGGATACCGAATCCGTCGCTGATGCCCCGCGCGGCAACTGGGTCGATAGCTGGGCGCCCGCGCCGACGCGCCCCTATCTGCGCATGATCCGGGCGGACCGGCCTATTGGAACATGGCTTCTGCTGTGGCCGTGCTGGTGGTCGACCGCGCTGGCGGCGGTCGCCGCGGGCGACCGGCTGCCGAATTTGTGGTATCTGGCGCTGTTCGCGATCGGCGCGTTCGTGATGCGCGGGGCTGGTTGCGTCTACAACGACATTGTGGATCAGGATGTCGATGCCGCCGTGGCAAGGACGCGCTCGCGCCCGTTGCCGAGCGGCCAGGTGAGCGAGACAGCCGCCAAGATCTTCATGCTCGCGCTGGCTTTCACCGGTTTTCTGGTTCTGATCCAGTTCAATCCATTCACGATCGTGCTTGGCATCGCCTCACTCGGCATCGTCGCGGTCTATCCGTTCATGAAACGCATCACCCACTGGCCGCAGGCGGTTCTGGGGCTGGCATTCTCGTGGGGTGCGCTGATGGGCTGGGCGGCGGTGTTCGGCCGGCTCGATCTCGCGCCGGTGCTGCTCTACGCTGCCTGCATGGCGTGGACGATCGGCTATGACACCATCTACGCGCACCAGGACAAGGAAGACGATGCGCTGATCGGCCTGAAATCGACGGCCTTGAAGTTCGGCGAACGGACGAAGCCGTGGATGGTGCTGTTCTATGGGCTGGCGATTGCCGGCATCGCGGCGGCGGGGCTGCTGGCCGGTAGCGGGCCCGTGTTCCTCGTCGGCTTGGCGCTCGGCGCGGCGCATCTGGGTTGGCAGATCATGACGCTGGACGTGAACGATGGCGACAATTGCCTGAAACGATTCCGGTCGAACCGGGATTTCGGCGCGATCATCTTCATTGCGCTGGTGGCCGAGGCTGCGTTGAGCGTCTGA
- a CDS encoding 16S rRNA (uracil(1498)-N(3))-methyltransferase: MTQTHKENRIAKAPRLFVAADLAAGAEVTCEPGQANYLVNVLRLRAGAAVRLFNGRDGEWLAEITTAKRGKCTLQIRETLRAQETPPDIDYLFAPLKKARLDYMVQKATEMGVAALRPVMTAYTVADRVNLERMRANAIEAAEQCNILWVPEVSEPQPLRAVLAHWPEERRLIFCDEAAPIASPVEALGAVAPGPLGVLVGPEGGFNAEERAVLRNASFAVPISLGPRVMRADTAAVAALALVNAVLGDWR; encoded by the coding sequence GTGACGCAAACGCACAAAGAAAACCGCATTGCCAAGGCGCCGCGCCTGTTCGTTGCGGCCGATCTCGCAGCAGGCGCGGAAGTCACCTGCGAGCCGGGCCAGGCGAATTATCTGGTGAATGTTCTCCGGCTGCGGGCCGGTGCGGCCGTGCGCCTGTTCAATGGCCGCGATGGCGAGTGGCTGGCGGAGATCACGACGGCCAAGCGGGGCAAATGCACGCTCCAAATCCGCGAAACGCTGCGCGCGCAGGAAACGCCGCCGGACATAGACTACCTGTTCGCGCCGCTGAAGAAGGCCCGGCTGGACTACATGGTTCAGAAGGCAACCGAGATGGGCGTCGCGGCGCTGCGCCCGGTGATGACGGCCTATACCGTCGCCGATCGAGTCAACCTGGAGCGGATGCGCGCAAATGCGATCGAGGCGGCCGAACAGTGCAATATCCTCTGGGTGCCGGAGGTTTCGGAGCCGCAGCCACTTCGCGCCGTGCTGGCCCACTGGCCGGAGGAGCGGCGATTAATTTTTTGTGATGAGGCCGCGCCGATCGCCAGCCCGGTCGAGGCTCTGGGAGCGGTCGCACCCGGCCCCCTGGGGGTTCTCGTCGGGCCGGAAGGCGGCTTCAACGCCGAGGAACGCGCCGTTTTACGCAACGCCTCGTTCGCTGTCCCGATCTCGCTCGGCCCGCGCGTCATGCGCGCCGATACCGCCGCCGTGGCCGCGCTGGCGCTGGTGAATGCCGTGCTCGGCGACTGGCGATGA
- a CDS encoding glutamate--cysteine ligase encodes MAQDEDAIARPIESRDELVAYLEAGCKPRTDWRIGTEHEKIGFRRDDLRPVPYENDRSIQALLEGVAERFGWEQVMEAGNVVALKDPCCEHGGNITLEPGGQFELSGAPLTNIHETATEVSTHLRQVREVAEALNIGFLAIGFSPKWTLAETPVMPKQRYKIMRRYMPKVGRLGRDMMFRSATVQVNLDFSSEADMVKKLRVGLALQPLATAMFANSPFTDGKPNGFLSYRSELWRDTDPDRTGMLPFAFEDGMGFERYVDYALDVPMYFIKRGGEQLDVAGESFRDFMEGRLPALPGERPAMADWSDHLTTLFPEVRLKHFLEMRGADSGPQPRLCALPALWVGLMYDQTSLDAAWDMVKKWTHEQRETLRDEVPRHGLNARVGRHKVGTLSREMLAIARHGLQARDFRDADGNDESSYLEPLETIVAENRTPAEWLLEKYHGEWDGDIDHLFEEIAY; translated from the coding sequence TTGGCTCAAGACGAGGACGCCATCGCGCGGCCCATCGAAAGCCGCGATGAGCTGGTGGCGTATCTGGAAGCCGGCTGCAAGCCTCGCACGGACTGGCGCATCGGCACCGAGCACGAGAAGATCGGCTTTCGCCGCGACGATCTGCGCCCCGTCCCCTACGAGAACGACCGCAGCATCCAGGCGCTGCTGGAAGGCGTTGCCGAGCGCTTCGGCTGGGAGCAGGTGATGGAGGCGGGCAATGTCGTCGCGCTGAAGGACCCCTGCTGCGAGCATGGCGGCAATATCACGCTGGAGCCGGGCGGGCAGTTCGAGTTATCCGGCGCGCCGCTGACGAACATTCACGAGACCGCAACGGAGGTAAGCACCCACTTGCGGCAGGTGCGTGAAGTGGCCGAGGCGCTCAACATCGGCTTTCTGGCCATCGGCTTTTCACCGAAATGGACGCTGGCTGAGACGCCGGTCATGCCGAAGCAGCGCTACAAGATCATGCGGCGCTACATGCCGAAGGTTGGCCGCCTTGGGCGCGACATGATGTTCCGCTCGGCGACCGTGCAGGTCAATCTCGACTTCTCCAGCGAAGCCGACATGGTCAAGAAGCTGCGGGTCGGCCTGGCGCTGCAGCCGCTCGCGACGGCGATGTTTGCCAACTCGCCCTTCACCGACGGCAAGCCCAACGGTTTCCTGTCATACCGCAGTGAACTGTGGCGCGATACGGACCCGGACCGGACCGGGATGCTGCCCTTTGCCTTCGAGGACGGCATGGGCTTCGAGCGTTACGTGGATTACGCCCTCGACGTTCCGATGTATTTCATCAAGCGTGGCGGCGAGCAGCTCGATGTCGCCGGCGAGTCCTTCCGCGACTTCATGGAAGGGCGCCTGCCCGCGCTGCCCGGTGAGCGCCCGGCGATGGCGGACTGGTCCGACCACCTCACGACGCTGTTCCCGGAGGTCCGGCTCAAGCATTTCCTGGAGATGCGCGGCGCCGACAGCGGCCCGCAGCCGCGCCTGTGCGCCCTGCCGGCTCTGTGGGTCGGACTTATGTATGACCAGACCAGCCTCGACGCCGCCTGGGACATGGTCAAGAAATGGACGCATGAGCAGCGCGAGACGCTGCGCGACGAGGTGCCGCGCCACGGGCTGAACGCCCGGGTCGGCCGGCATAAGGTCGGCACACTGTCACGCGAGATGCTGGCGATCGCCCGCCACGGCCTGCAGGCGCGCGACTTCCGCGACGCCGACGGCAACGACGAGTCCAGCTATCTGGAACCGCTCGAGACCATCGTCGCGGAGAACCGCACGCCCGCGGAGTGGCTGCTGGAGAAGTATCACGGCGAGTGGGACGGCGACATCGACCACCTGTTCGAAGAAATCGCCTACTGA
- a CDS encoding DUF937 domain-containing protein: MKLFRIIAGAQNGRVFANLGALVGLSEEATAKCVECLGQPLVDALGRRTSDRQGVIDLLDLFSARRYDRFLTTTQIFGHPRSASEGQRILDFLIGDRETLEHIIRTQQEKFELERTTVEALLPYVAIMVMGAMEHRLREPFFEIVKKLDDPELVKQAERNPFVTLAELLRARLGTSREEPVEADAQGEASEVSLQRTSEPGDLIDKLVSEGGSQHAA; this comes from the coding sequence ATGAAGCTGTTTCGAATTATAGCCGGCGCTCAGAATGGGCGTGTCTTCGCGAATCTGGGCGCCTTGGTCGGCCTTTCGGAAGAGGCGACCGCCAAATGTGTTGAATGCCTTGGGCAGCCGCTTGTTGACGCTCTGGGCCGGCGGACGAGCGACCGGCAGGGCGTGATCGACCTGCTCGATCTGTTCTCGGCGCGCCGCTATGACCGGTTTCTGACGACGACGCAGATCTTCGGTCATCCGCGCTCGGCATCGGAAGGTCAGCGGATCCTTGATTTCCTTATCGGAGATCGCGAGACACTGGAGCACATCATCCGCACCCAGCAGGAAAAGTTCGAACTGGAGCGCACCACGGTCGAGGCGCTCTTGCCCTATGTCGCCATCATGGTGATGGGTGCGATGGAACACCGCCTGCGCGAGCCGTTCTTCGAGATCGTCAAGAAGCTGGACGACCCGGAGCTCGTCAAGCAGGCCGAGCGCAATCCGTTCGTCACGCTGGCCGAGCTGCTTCGCGCACGTCTCGGCACCAGCCGGGAGGAACCGGTCGAGGCGGACGCCCAAGGCGAGGCCAGCGAGGTCAGCCTGCAGCGCACCAGCGAGCCGGGCGATCTGATCGACAAGCTGGTCTCGGAGGGCGGGTCGCAGCACGCGGCCTGA
- a CDS encoding MATE family efflux transporter, protein MSNHSSFEPTRTPPPASGPPRPERGKFTRGSTMRHILVMSGSSGIGLMAVFLVDFADLYFLGLLGEIEVAAAIGYAGSVLFFTVALGVALSIAATALVSPALGAGKKPRARRRAINALIFAVGAASVLSLVLWLSVPVLLGWLGAEDRAFELASSYLRIVLVATPLLVVGMNCAALLRSVGDAKRAMYVTLSGAIINGLLDPLFIFALGLGVDGAAIASALARTTMALVGLYGVVLVHGLLAYPKPSRFWPDALTIAGVAAPVALTNLATPIANAYVTSSMAPFGVSAVAGWAVLSRLIPVSFAGIFALSGAIGPVLGQNLGAREYARLRHAFLNGVIVVLIYALAVWAILASFHEYIAHAFNARGDAVRVIAFFCVWLSPGFGVLGLLFMSNAAFNNLGRPHYATILNWGRATLGTMLPVSIASQYFGPYGVLAGQVLGGMSFGIIAATACYLYICSLERAAHSAPAPEPAPAE, encoded by the coding sequence ATGTCCAATCACAGCTCGTTCGAGCCAACGCGCACGCCGCCGCCCGCATCCGGGCCGCCGCGGCCCGAACGCGGCAAGTTCACGCGCGGCTCCACGATGCGCCATATCCTGGTGATGAGCGGGTCGTCGGGCATCGGCTTGATGGCGGTGTTTCTCGTCGACTTCGCCGATCTTTATTTCCTCGGGCTGCTGGGCGAGATCGAGGTCGCCGCGGCCATCGGCTATGCCGGCTCGGTGCTGTTCTTCACCGTGGCGTTGGGCGTGGCTCTGTCCATCGCGGCAACCGCGCTCGTCTCGCCAGCTCTCGGAGCAGGCAAGAAGCCGCGGGCGCGGCGCCGGGCGATCAATGCGCTCATTTTCGCAGTCGGCGCTGCGTCGGTCCTGTCGCTGGTCTTGTGGCTCAGCGTGCCAGTGCTGCTCGGCTGGCTTGGTGCGGAAGATCGGGCGTTTGAGCTTGCGTCTTCCTATCTGCGCATTGTTCTTGTTGCCACGCCGCTGCTCGTCGTGGGCATGAACTGCGCGGCGCTCTTGCGCTCGGTGGGCGATGCCAAACGGGCGATGTACGTCACGCTGTCGGGCGCCATCATCAACGGGCTGCTCGATCCGCTGTTCATCTTCGCGCTGGGGCTTGGCGTGGACGGCGCGGCGATCGCCTCGGCGCTGGCGCGCACAACGATGGCGTTGGTCGGGCTCTATGGCGTTGTGCTTGTGCACGGGCTGCTTGCCTATCCCAAGCCCAGCCGGTTCTGGCCGGATGCGCTGACGATCGCGGGCGTGGCCGCGCCGGTCGCGCTCACCAATCTCGCGACACCCATTGCCAATGCCTACGTGACCTCCTCTATGGCGCCTTTCGGGGTGAGCGCGGTTGCGGGCTGGGCCGTGCTGAGCCGGCTGATACCTGTGTCCTTTGCGGGCATTTTCGCACTCTCAGGCGCGATTGGACCAGTGCTCGGCCAAAATCTGGGCGCGCGGGAGTATGCCCGGCTACGGCACGCGTTCCTGAACGGCGTCATCGTCGTGCTGATCTACGCGCTCGCGGTCTGGGCGATTCTTGCGAGCTTTCACGAGTACATCGCACACGCCTTCAATGCCCGTGGCGATGCCGTCCGGGTGATCGCGTTCTTTTGCGTCTGGCTCAGTCCCGGCTTTGGCGTGCTGGGGCTGCTGTTCATGTCGAACGCCGCGTTCAACAATCTCGGCCGGCCGCATTACGCAACGATTCTCAACTGGGGCCGGGCGACGCTCGGCACGATGCTCCCGGTGTCGATCGCCAGCCAGTATTTCGGGCCCTATGGCGTCCTCGCCGGGCAGGTGCTGGGGGGCATGAGCTTCGGCATCATCGCTGCCACAGCGTGTTATCTTTATATCTGCAGCCTCGAACGCGCCGCGCACAGCGCGCCCGCTCCGGAGCCGGCACCGGCGGAATAG
- a CDS encoding MATE family efflux transporter — protein MRHRDVLAIAGPMIFSNVTTPLIGAVDTAVIGQLGAAHLIGAVAVGATIFTFFYWAFGFLRMGTTGLTAQASGAERNREVLATLYRALLVAGTAGVAIIMLQWPIAEAAFALMGASPDVDEAARTYFAIRIWSAPAALANYALVGWFIGLGRAGMAFRLQLLLNLTNIALDALFVLAFGWGVAGVAAGTLIAETGAALVGLAVALRASAGLQIRLWRVFNAAKLRRMIAVNGDIMIRTLSLLFAFSFFTAQGARAGDLILAANAILMHFLSVSAYFLDGIAYATEALTGKAIGARNLARFHDAVRLSSIWAAGLSLAVGAVFWLGGDTVIDAMTVNEAVRSLARDYLVWAALAPVIGVACFQLDGIFIGATRTRDMRNMMLVSLAVYLLAWAALTPPFGNHGLWAALMVLFITRALTLAIRLPALKRDAFARVLAGAATPQA, from the coding sequence TTGCGCCACCGCGACGTGCTGGCGATCGCCGGGCCGATGATCTTCTCCAACGTCACAACACCGCTCATCGGCGCGGTGGACACCGCCGTGATCGGACAACTCGGAGCGGCGCATCTCATCGGCGCGGTGGCCGTCGGCGCGACCATCTTCACGTTTTTCTACTGGGCCTTCGGCTTCCTGCGCATGGGCACGACCGGCCTGACCGCGCAGGCCAGCGGCGCGGAGCGCAACCGCGAAGTACTGGCCACGCTCTATCGCGCGCTGCTGGTTGCCGGTACCGCGGGCGTCGCGATCATCATGCTGCAATGGCCGATCGCCGAAGCGGCCTTCGCGCTCATGGGTGCCTCGCCCGATGTCGACGAGGCCGCCCGTACCTATTTCGCCATCCGCATCTGGAGCGCGCCTGCGGCACTGGCAAACTACGCGTTGGTCGGCTGGTTCATCGGTCTGGGGCGCGCGGGCATGGCGTTCCGGCTCCAGCTTCTGCTCAACCTGACGAATATCGCGCTGGACGCGCTGTTCGTGCTCGCCTTCGGCTGGGGCGTGGCCGGTGTCGCAGCGGGCACGCTGATCGCGGAGACGGGCGCCGCGCTCGTGGGGCTGGCGGTGGCGCTGCGGGCATCCGCCGGGCTGCAGATACGGCTCTGGCGCGTGTTCAACGCTGCCAAGCTGCGGCGCATGATCGCCGTCAACGGCGACATCATGATCCGTACGCTCAGCCTGCTCTTTGCCTTCTCCTTCTTCACGGCGCAGGGCGCGCGGGCCGGCGACCTCATCCTGGCAGCAAACGCGATCCTGATGCACTTCCTCTCGGTCTCGGCGTATTTCCTTGACGGGATAGCCTATGCGACCGAGGCGCTGACCGGGAAGGCCATAGGCGCGCGCAATCTGGCCCGCTTTCATGATGCGGTGCGGCTATCGTCGATCTGGGCTGCGGGGTTGAGCCTGGCCGTCGGCGCGGTGTTCTGGCTGGGCGGCGACACTGTCATCGACGCGATGACCGTTAACGAAGCCGTGCGCTCTTTGGCGCGGGACTACCTCGTCTGGGCCGCCCTGGCGCCCGTTATCGGCGTTGCCTGCTTTCAGCTCGACGGGATTTTCATCGGCGCGACACGGACTCGGGACATGCGCAACATGATGCTGGTCAGTCTGGCAGTTTACTTGCTGGCCTGGGCCGCGTTAACGCCGCCATTCGGCAACCACGGGCTGTGGGCCGCACTGATGGTGCTGTTCATCACGCGCGCCTTGACGCTTGCCATCCGTCTTCCCGCGCTCAAGCGCGATGCCTTTGCGCGTGTTTTGGCCGGCGCGGCTACGCCGCAGGCCTGA
- a CDS encoding YraN family protein — translation MLEVEESTNAVNPGNNQSSALRTRKRRKAPSSYLKGIDAEAIAAQILQRKGFRLLDRRYRTAAGELDLVVADGQSLAFVEVKRRTSHATAGEAITVRQQIRMTGAAEIWLQEHPEYADRDITFDAVLICPRSAPQHIPDAFRPAA, via the coding sequence ATGCTCGAAGTCGAAGAATCAACAAACGCCGTGAACCCGGGTAACAACCAGTCGAGCGCCCTGCGAACCCGCAAGCGCCGCAAAGCACCTTCGTCCTACTTGAAGGGCATCGACGCGGAAGCGATCGCAGCGCAGATTCTGCAGCGCAAGGGGTTTCGTCTGCTGGATCGCCGTTACCGAACGGCGGCCGGCGAACTCGATCTTGTCGTGGCCGACGGACAGAGCCTTGCATTCGTGGAGGTGAAGCGCCGAACGTCCCACGCCACAGCCGGTGAGGCCATCACTGTCCGCCAGCAGATCCGCATGACTGGCGCCGCGGAAATCTGGCTCCAGGAGCACCCTGAATACGCGGATCGTGACATCACCTTTGATGCGGTCCTGATCTGTCCACGATCTGCGCCGCAACATATACCCGACGCATTCAGGCCTGCGGCGTAG